The genomic region TTAATTCTTGACATTCAATTCTACCATTTTCTGATTACGTTCAACAACTTTGCCTTTACCTTGTAAATTGTTAAATGCTGTTCATTATTTCGtcataaaaaaataaagcaaACTTTCAGAAATAGTAACAATCTATATTACCTGATTTTGCAAATAGTTGCATATTTAATTCgctaaaacatgttaaatattataggtatattttcataaacttaattaataaatacatcaCCCGCCCCGACCCGAATGTTCTGGGATTTTTTAAGTGTGACTCGACGACCCGACCCGAACAATATTTTTGACCCTATTTAAGCCTTAATATAAAATGTAGAATTTGCAGTTTTAATTACATGAGCCTAAATAAAGTATACCGAGTACTTTTTATTTTTGTGCGATTtgaaaaacacatatttaaataccTGACACAATACCACTTTTAAGACATAAATTGTTTctgtaattattttaaatgtagtGATAGACCACGTTAACTTATAATTACGTGATGTGTTTGCGAATGCTTATTTGTCGTGcacaatacaacaacaacaacaacaacaacaatactctACAATAGTGACTAGGGCTTAAACCTATTTGGTAGCATATGCTTGACACAAACCGCTACCTTTGAATCGTGCTTGATGTTAAGCATAGAACACACATTACCAATTAATAAAGCTAGTGATCGATACAAATATGCACatagaaaataatacaatatttattgacataaataaagtttaaaaaatgtattctgATATAATGTTCATATCGCTTTTATGTGAAGACGGACAAAATAAAAGGAGGAAAAGgcaatttgatttaatatataattgattataattgtttttgctCTTCCGATTTTTGttcatttcttaattatttgttattgaaaatgatgtatttagtaagtattaatatatttttaccaCGCGTGCACCTGTAATATACGTCGCAATATATTCATTTTACAGCAGATGTTACATATTTGTACTCAAAGGATTACAGAATCAAGCCGTgctgtattattgttttttttcccgCAAATAGTGATTGCAGATTTTAAGCTGTACGACGATTGACCTAGTTtcatgtaatgttttgttttaaaacccATTCATGTTATGCATTCTGAAGCAATCTAAGTGATGTCTTCAAACCGGAATGTATTTTTTTCCTCCAGGTACTAAGCCCCCTCCCCTTCACCATGAGAAACAATACCACAccaacattaaataattaaaataaattttcagcGCAAATAAATAGACGCAAAATACAGCTATATTCCGAATTTGAACCAACTTAGCGAGTCCCGTAACTAAATTAAGTAGAAGTTGTGTGAAACAATCCGGGTCCTCACATATTACAGCAACAGGCGCATACGGACATCatacatttgagccgtgctcagtgaaaagggggtttaatgcatgtgcgtaaagtgttgtcccagattagcgtgtgcagtccgcacaggctattcagggacgacactttccgtctaaactggatttatgctaagaagagactttatttaaacaaaaaatatcataaaagcggaacgtgtcgtccctgattagcctgtgcgaaatgcacaggctaatttgtgatgacactttacgcacatgcattcataccttttttacagagcactgcccatttgTAAAAACACACAGGGTGCAATTGTTATAATTCGAACTAATAACATGACGTGTCGCCAGCCTGTCATATAAAAATCGGTGTGATATATATTCGAACCTTCATATCCCGTTCCATCGGAGAACCCCATTAAAAAAAGCTATGATGACATTTTCGCAATATTCAATAAGAAATATTGGAACTACAGCTAGTATCGCCCTCAAAGGCAAACTTAGAATGTTTCTAACcgttaatacaattatatttttctcAGATATatagatatttattaaattgtgcGTTGGGAACTAAATTATTTATGCATTTCGTTGCtactaactttttttaaatgtgcaaAATCGATAATTGACAACTTAAATTTTGTAAATCTTTCTCGTGTACGAAACACTGATGTCTCAATAATGTGGTAGACCCATCATAACTGCCCATAAAACGTTCTTAATATAGGAACAAATAtcttacaaacaaaaaacaaaacatgatacaACTGTTTTATTTCTTAGCTTATGAACACAGCAAGGACACAAGCCTCGCGCTAATGTTCTGTAGTGCAAGATAGTCGGCAACTTTTATCACGTGATTACTGTCTGTTGCGAGATTGGCGATTTGATGAGCGTCATTTCCTTCATTGGTGCCGACTTCGATCACTATGACGTCACCACTGAGTTTGCGCAGTTCTTGTTCCGTCCAGTTCCAGCCTTGAAAGCTGGAGGCGTTCACATGGATCTGAATAAAAAGATGTTGCTATTATAGGCACGATGCATTTACATGAATAATGTCATGAAATAATACTGTCTATATTTGCTTCGTTTTCTATACTGCGTTAATATGTCACAGAGATAAGGTTggtgcatttttttatataatacaaacacaagtgcatataaaaacattgaaaatatgaTGTAGCCTattaaataaaagcaaatatttaTCAATTCGTGTTATTTAATAGATCTTTGGTAAAAGAGAACATAATTGTGTTAACATAACCCATGGAAAACAAGTAGCAAACATGAAGGAGCAGGGATTGACCAAACCCTTTGTGGATCACAAGTAAACATCCCATATTAGTCCATGCTTTAAATGTTTCTTAAGCTATGTTTCTGCATATTTCAGGAAATATGATTCTGGATTTTAGAAAAGTAATTATTTCATAGTCTCTACGTGATACCTGATCTTCCACCATGATCATTTTTGATGATTATATCGTTTGGGAATTGATATACCTGACTTTCCACCATGATGATTATATCGTTCGGTACATTCGGGCGGTCACCATTCCTTGACGTGAGTGCCACGTCTCGGATGTACGTCAACGTAGCGTTTATGTCTACGACGCCGCCATGGCCGTCCGGATTCATCCGGGAAATGGCGCTTTGGAGTGCTTTTTTGTTTGCGTAATGGTCGAGATCCCACTGATGGTTCATCTTATTGCCTTCTATGAAGCTAAGTTCCAGCAGCGCTCCGTCGGTACCTATGTGCACCGCGTCCACTATGCCGTGTAGCATTGCCTTCAATGCAACGCGCCTTGCTGTTGACGTAAGGTTGCGCGAGTCTTGCACGATTAACACGACGTCTCGCATACAAGCTGCTGTAGAAATCAAACAACGAACGTATACTATTGAAACGATCTGGAAAATCCATAAGTTTTATGGAACATAAGCACAAATATGAACATCATATGTTACCTGGATCAGTATGGACTGTCGTAGGGGGAGGAGGAGTATTACAGAGGTTGTTAGAGCAACAACTGACTGCAATATTACGTCGGTTTACGTCACGTTTTCCAACCGGAAACGGCATTTCTCCACCGTCACAGTCCTGAAGACATACAAAACCTTGACGCATGTAACAAAGGGGAGAAAGTATGCCTGTTATATGAATCACAAGGCTTATAGTATATACTTAATTTAAAACTGTAATTATCTGTTAGTCTGGCTATCACTTCCTTGTCACATTGTAAtacacataatattatattacgTATATTTATTCAGCTGAagataaataataatgaaatacacATGGTTGTAAAtctataatattaaaataataatattttactatTAACTATATCTTTATATTCGTATAgatatgtgtgtgtgcgtgtacGGAAATAGATGAAAGAGACAGCTTCCTTTCGACATATTCTTTGTTCAATTTCAAATTGTCAATGAGTGTAAAAATGATGATAGAATTCATTTCAAGCATATAATTATATTCTACATACGTAGGCTGTACCACATGCCATAAGGTAGTCATGGTGGCCATCCACAGTTGACATCATCTCCCTCAAAAGGCATTGCTACAATCACATAATCTAGAAGGttaaatgagtcttgttctgggaaaactgggcttaatgcatgtgcgttatgtgtcgcccagattagcatgtgcagccaaCAGCCTTTGCGGACTTCACTTCTGGGACGACATTtcatgcacgtgcattaagcccagttttcccagaacgaggctcgaattacaacaacaacagttaaTGTTTATTCTTCAAAGCTTTGCAGTAGGGTTTCACGGCAGTGACACaagcttaaaatattttaatgtttactgTTGAGTCATTTATCTTGCGCTGTATTGTATAGGTAACAGTGTATGTATATGTCTATAGAAAGACATTAGGATTGGATCtgtttgttattattaatataatcatttgctgagaaaaaaagaataaaacttACTTTTTGCTTATATGCACTCTGCACACGTCTTTATTTATCAATAAGCGTAGTAACCCCTTTCGAATTATCCATATTTATACcatataatgcatttttatattatctGCACATTCGTGTATACGTGAAAGCTTTTGCATATCTCCTCTACATGTACACTTTtcgtttaaatttatttaataattttttaaaaattactGAGAGCTGAACTTACATTGCCCTGTTCACAGGCTTTAGTGCTGTTGCAGTCCTTAAAGTTGAGAACGCTGACCTCGCAATGATAACACGTGAGAGCTGTTAAAAAAGTGATATTGCTATAGAAGAACGGCATTTGTGCAAAAAGGGGGAGGAcgccattttttattttgaattgttgcTACAAGTAAAACAATACTAGCAATGAGCAATCTCGCGATAAAGCACGTATTGCCGAACTCATTTGCCCGAGTCTAAAACAAAAGAAATTTGTAACTGATTAATTTGAATGTAGGCCCATGACTGCAATGCCTTCATGCAGCTACGACACTTACAATAATGAATCGCGATTTTGTAAATACACTGACAAGCAAAAAGTTAATTCCtatgtcataaaacaataaatcgcataaaattatacatacaaaaCATATAATGAAACTTAACACATATACAGGTAACAACATTAATTGAATCCCTTATCAGTTTAGGCCCTTTAATATTTCAACGGTTCCGTAAATCATTTTTTACGTTGTGTATGTTTCCATGtcttcattattttattaaatttggaaCTATGCAGCTTATTTTGAATGTAGTTTAGATTTCTTTTTAAGTCTTTTTTAAAGTGCTATCCAGAAAACTACTGAAATGTTCCTTCATCTCTTTGTACATGTGTGCTTATGCACAACATTATATACTCGAGTAAGTTGAGTTGTTAAGAAACCTGATTAATTGTCCATATGACAAAAAGCCTAACTCACACAAGACTTCTCTGTGTTTTTGATGATCATGAAATCGTATTCTAGATTGCGTAAAAGTGTCGGTACATTGATAGCCATATAATGTGCCGAAAAAAACTGCGTTTTAGGTTGCAGAATTTCGGAAACAATGCTTTGATGCTGGGATTCTTACCGAAATCGGGATTAGATTGTCGCCTCAACTGATGGGCCTGCGTACCCACGTCTGCATATTGACTAAAGGCTGCCACCGGCAAAAGGGCCGCTATGAAAACTACAATAAAAGTCACGAAAAGTTTCCATGGTTTCATCGTATTTTTTAACAGTGCGGAAAAAACGATTGTCGTGTTATAAAGTCATCAACAGCATTACTTGTTACGTTCACGACTTTATGTACAATATATCAGTGACTTATCTTAAACCCCTATTTTCATAATTTGAGCTTTCATTGTAAGCGCTTTTTATTGTCTTCCTAATATGTAGAAAAGTTTGCTATTAATAAAATCTACATTAACATTCAACTGTAGCTGTATTTACTTGTATTATGACACAcggttatgaaattttgcatataaGTATtccataaatattaatttatatttttgtatgaaaacagtgtcattttttttataaaagtatataatacatatataagaGTATGCACattatcaattaattatattagtcttaaaaattgaattaaacttACGTCTTTGGATCCACATTTCATGTAAGCTCGTGAAAAATTGAACCAAGACTTCGACCGTTGTCTTCTGTTATGAAGACTTCACGGCGTGTGTTCGATATTTTTGTCATGAAATGTTAGCTACATTTGTACATTTGACCGACCTTTACAATCAACAAGCCTAATTAGAGTGTGTACTAGTTATTGTTACTTCATCTTGAAAACGATTTCGCACAACCGATTATTGCTTGGTACATATATACTAAAAACCATCGCAGTCATGTAAGAAGTATCACAGCAATAATTAAGTCGATGTTTTCCGTAAGTTgtatcacggagcgtatattgacctAGAGACCGTGGTTGTATATCGTATGTATACGGACAATGGTATCGTTTGGCTACCGTTTATCAGTATTCAAGTGTAGTGCGTGAACTGTCCGCTTTTGTTATTGTTCAAACTTTTTGAATGCagttttatttcaaagtgttaatTGTTTTTTCTGTGTAGTGATATTTGTCTTAATGTACGACAATTGGCCACTTACCGAAATAAATTAAGAGATGATAAGAACGATCTCTCGCTGGTGCAACTGGAGATTAAATGTGCTTATATTTAAACGAAATCGCGTCGAATTCTGCATTCACAACAAAGTTGTGCGCTGACAACAGTCCCCTGTATTGAACCCACGAGAATGTAAAATCACTGCATATAAATATAGGTCTACCTCAGAAATTGATAATCGCTGGTAATTAAGGTTGGGATCACCAGGAAAAGATCGCCCGACAGCTATCATATACTACAACATACCGGCACTTCATGGTAGCCTGCTGTAGCAAGTACGTCAAAATATTCGGATATCCCTCAGCGTTTTCATGTCCATGAACATTCCGCTCGATTGGTCGTTGggcattgtcggctcgggtaagaggctatttaacagaaattaacataaatgtgaacatacttaatttaaaaaaaagccgacaacgaccgattttggctcgattggtcattgtcggctcgggtactataaTTAGATATGTACCAGGGGTACTCTTAAGTAGACTTACATGTtacccgggtacggtaaatatatttaaacgtacccgatcgatattagactgtacccgagttgtattcccgcccaaaatccgatgtcgtaaaacgcgctaccgattaccgtacaACGATATCtaaaacaaacttctcttaaaaaactgcatcaacatgtttttttagtatgagttccgataatatagaggccatttaacagaaaaatgacataaatgtgaacataattatttttaaaaaggccgacaacgaccgatgtagcgttaaaattcccgggaaCGTTTTAGTAtgtttaccgtacccggggtacatgtaagtaaacttaagagtacccgggatacatgtaagtagtacccgagcgtacaatgaccaatcgagcgaatATTACTAATATTAATTAATGTACAGTTGTCcttaatttgtgttttatgtgctttaactATGTATTTGTACTgtaaatgcttatataatatgcttaCTCTTTCTTTTAGCTCATTTATACTTGTTATACTATATACATCTGTTTGTCGGGAAATAGCTCAAGAgcttatgtttattgttgttcatgtccGACGTAAAATGaagattcttgtatcttgaaAATTCCTGTTGGAAAAAGTAGTCGATACCTCTCCTTAAACGCAACTAATAGCCCTTTCTTGTTCAAACCGAAATGTGGAAGAAGAGGCAGAATAAAGCACATACAGAGAAGAAGAAGAGGGGGGGACGCATTAGAAAAAGAATGCAGACAAGAAACGGAACAAAGCAAGGTGATTCagtagaataaaaaaaaaacagttgtttACGCTATTGTCAAACACGTTGACGAATTGCTACTATCGGCTTTGTTTAATTTGTGACCAGTCTGACTTGTGACCGGTTTCATTTGGCCTCGCAATGTTTGCTGGAAGTAAAACACGTCAAACAACTAAGTCCGTTATATGATTTTGATACAGGTATTTAAAGAAGGCCTCTTGTACTagactttaaaataatgtttggcTGGTGTGCAGTATGAGTTTATGGATTCAAAATGCGTGCTTGTTGTTTAATCTGGATTTGTCATATGTTTACGTGTCTATGTTATTCAACTTATTCTTAACCCTTTTTAGTTACATGATATTATAATACTCATATTAGTGTATGCAATAATtaaactctcagctttataacccaaagggttgctgagagttgcaatgcgccatctattgtccaaaggtgcaaaatATTATCACCACTGCAAAGGCTAAGGAACACTgtcactgatactgcaaaaacttatcaacgtttacctgtctaaagcacaaactcatgcaaatggtaccattaaagcaataaataattgctttttttatgcatgtgtatctcatggaactgaacattttgagtggtgaaaggtcaaggtcatcctccagggtcaaatgtcaaatatatggcgtctgtccgtccgaaaactttaacattggccataactttttcaatattgaagatagcaacttgatatttggcatgcatgtgtatctcatgaagctgcacattttgagtggtggaagttcaaggtcaaattcatccttcaaggtcaaaggtcaaacaattttatttttttttcaaagcctcgttctcatgaagctgcacattttgagtcgtggaagttcaaggtcaaggtcatccttcaaggtcaaaggtcaaaaaaatataaattatttcaaagcggcgcaatagggggcattgtgtttctgaagaacacatctcttttttGTTATTCTTCGTACACTCTATTCACCATGTTGGGAACTGTTGCAATGTTGCCGACAAAAAGTGTCCCTATCGGTAAGgtagtatacttatgagtacccggggtacatgtaagtagtacccgagtcaacaatgaccaatcgagccttacttTGACCTCAGCTGTTTGCTCAGCAAATTGTGAATGCTAGTTCTCTGTGCAGAGCAGATATTGGTCATGGCAAGAAAAAGATTGCATCTGTGCACCCAGCACATATTGATTGCTGTGATATTGTCCTCAGGGCCTACTGACTATGATGAGGTCTTAAAAAGGGAAAAGCTAGACAGGATCTTTGGATTAATTCGTTGTTTTGACTACTGAATATGTGgaattagtgtattgtaacctgcaTTTATTCATACATCATATTGAGAACATTCTTGTTACTGTTATGAATTTGAATCTTAACATTGAATCTGTTTCTTGCCTTGTCCAGTATTTTGGGATTGTCATCACTCATAGACTTATATGCTTGTTCTGTTTTTTGTTCACTCTCATTCAGGAAAGATTAATGAAAGTTTGATGCTTGAACTTTTCATTGAAATCTATCTTTTACATGGCCACTACCACCACATGATGTCATCAGAATTAGGAGTTTGAAACTCATCCCTTTtcttaaggtcgccgtggtgtaatggatatggtgtccgcctagcgaccgggaggtcacgggttcgatccccgctgtgggagcgttctttcgatctcccatatagacaccaagtactggttctaagcccaggaaacggactcgagagcatttcaaataagtaggaattactttctatgcaatcgagctaaaataaataggtttaaactaatcccTTTTCTTCACTTTTGGCTTGGGATTAAATGGTATAAAATCTGTCCATGGACCCATAGGCAGCAAATTCTAGATTTTCACAGTTTGC from Dreissena polymorpha isolate Duluth1 chromosome 5, UMN_Dpol_1.0, whole genome shotgun sequence harbors:
- the LOC127881410 gene encoding collagen alpha-1(XII) chain-like, producing MWIQRLFIAALLPVAAFSQYADVGTQAHQLRRQSNPDFALTCYHCEVSVLNFKDCNSTKACEQGNQCLLREMMSTVDGHHDYLMACGTAYDCDGGEMPFPVGKRDVNRRNIAVSCCSNNLCNTPPPPTTVHTDPAACMRDVVLIVQDSRNLTSTARRVALKAMLHGIVDAVHIGTDGALLELSFIEGNKMNHQWDLDHYANKKALQSAISRMNPDGHGGVVDINATLTYIRDVALTSRNGDRPNVPNDIIIMVESQIHVNASSFQGWNWTEQELRKLSGDVIVIEVGTNEGNDAHQIANLATDSNHVIKVADYLALQNISARLVSLLCS